TTATTTGGTTCAATTTGCTTCAAAGTTTAACGGATTATGACCTTCCACATGCAGGAACTGCATAGCTGCACCGCAACATAGAAACTTTTGCAGCGCACCATGAATCCCTATTTTGGATATCAGAATCAGATCTTCGAAAGGGACGACCACTATGCTTATCGCTCACTTCTTCCGGTTCCTGCGCCAGTGGCGCGCCTACGGTTCCAGCCTTCAGGAACTGTCCCGCCTTGGTGACCGCGAACTCGCCGATATCGGCATCAGCCGCTCGGACATTCCGCGTATCGCTTGGGAAAATGCCGAACGCTCTGCCTGATTGAAATCGGGTACAGCCAATAAATCTCGCAAGCGCCCAGTCCGTCGGACTGGGCGCTGTGTTTTTTGGCGGGGGCCTGCAAGCCAAACCGCAAGGGTTAGGGGCGGTTTATACAAGCTGCGGCTTCAGGCCGCTCTCGCCGATTGCTCCCGGCCGCCGCTTCGCCTAGCTATCCGGGATGAACTCCAAAAGTCCGGTCCATATTGTCGGCGGCGGCCTCGCCGGCTCCGAAGCGGCTTGGCAGATTGCCGCGCGCGGCGTGCCGGTCATTCTCCATGAGATGCGGCCGACGCAATCGACGGCCGCACATCACACCGACGCCCTGGCGGAGCTCGTCTGCTCCAATTCCTTCCGGTCCGACGACCGCGAAACCAATGCGGTCGGCCTGCTGCATGAGGAGATGCGCCGGCTCGGCTCGCTGATCATGCGCGCGGCCGATGCCAATCAGGTCCCGGCCGGCGGCGCTCTGGCGGTGGATCGGGTTGAGTTTTCAGCCGCCGTGACCCGCGCCCTTGCGGATCATCCGCTGGTCACGATCGACCGCGGCGAAGTCGGCGGCCTGCCGCCCGAGGCATGGGACAATGTCATCATCGCCACCGGTCCGCTCACCTCGCCGGCCCTGTCCGACGCGATCCGGACCGTCAGCGGCGAATCCGCACTCGCCTTCTTCGACGCTATCGCGCCGATCGTGCACCGGGAATCGATCGATATGTCGGCGGCCTGGCTCCAGTCGCGCTACGATAAGGTCGGCCCTGGCGGCTCGGGCGCCGACTACATCAATTGCCCTCTCGACCGGGCGCAGTATGACACCTTCGTCGATGCGCTGCTCGCCGCCGACACGGTGTCGTTCCATGAATGGGAAGCATCGACGCCCTATTTCGACGGCTGTCTCCCGATCGAAGTGATGGCCAAGCGCGGCCGGGAGACCTTGCGGCACGGCCCGATGAAGCCGGTAGGCCTCACCAATGCTCACAAGCCGCATGAAAAGCCTTATGCGATCATTCAGCTTCGGCAGGATAACCGCTTGGGAACGCTTTATAATATCGTCGGCTTTCAGACCAAGCTGAAGCATGCGGAACAGATCCGGATCTTCCGGACTATTCCAGGTCTTGAGAACGCCGAATTTGCGCGGCTCGGCGGACTGCATCGCAATACCTACCTGAACTCGCCTCAGCTTCTCGATGACAGCCTGCGGCTGCGCGCCTTGCCGCGATTACGCTTCGCCGGACAGATCACCGGCTGCGAGGGTTATGTCGAATCCGCCGCGATCGGCCTGCTCGCCGGGCGCTTTGCGGCCGCTGAACGCCTCGGTACGTCGCCATCGTTTCCTCCGGCGACGACGGCGCTTGGATCGCTGCTGGGTCATATTACCGGCGGCCATATCGAAACCATCGATGCCGGTCCGCGCTCGTTCCAGCCCATGAACATCAATTTCGGGCTGTTCCCGCCGCTGACCCAGGTTCCGACGAAGGATGAAAACGGCCAGCGTCTGCGAGGACCGGCCAAAACCGTCGCCAAGAAGCGAGCTCTGTCCGCCCGCGCCCTTGCCGATCTCGATGGCTGGATCGGCGCCTCAAGTCTTATTGCAGCCGAATGACATTTTCCGCGGCGCAAGCTAGAAGCGCGGCACCAATCACCATGAATGACCGCGACACCATACCCGCCGAGCTCGCCGGACGCTTCCGCAGCCGCCTGATCCTGAAGCAGGACGTGTTTTCGACCGTCGAGCGCGGCACCTTCACGACGCCGGACGGCGAGATCGAAGCCGTCATGCGCCGGATCGATCTCGTTCCGTGGTGGAGTGCGGTCATCGCCCGCCATTTCCTCAAACGCGAGGCGCGCGCGCTGGCCGTTGCCGGCAGTCTCGGCATCGCACCGCCGCTGTTGTTCCTCGGCAGACGGACGCTTGTGCGCGGCTGGATCGACGGCCTGCCGATGCATATCGCCAAGCCGGAGGGCGATGCGAATTACTTCCGATCGGCCCGGCGGGCCTTGCGCGCGCTGCACCGCGAATGCGTGACGCACAACGACCTCGCCAAGGAACAGAACTGGCTGCGCACGCCGACCGGTTATGCCTCCCTCACCGACTTCCAGCTCGCCACACGGTTCGCGCGGCGGACCGCTCTATTCCGCCTCGCCGCCTACGAAGACCTGCGGCACATGCTCAAGCACAAGCGCCGCTATGCGCCAGAGGCGCTGACCGCGATCGAGAAGCGGATCCTGTCGCGCAAGACATTGCCGACCCGCATCTGGATGGCGACGGGCAAGAAGGTCTACTACTGGATCACGCGCGGCATGCTGAATTTCACCGACCGCGAAGGTTCGGGGCCGCGCTTCGTCAACGATGCGCCGAAGCTGGTGGCGCGGCTGAAGCAGCATCCGGGTGTGCGCGATGCGGTGATCGTGGCCTTCCCCGATCGCCGCACCGGCACCGGTCTCTATGCCTATGTCGAAGGCGAGAAGATCGCCGAAAGCGAGCTGTTGAGTTTCCTGGGCGAGAGCACCGACAGCGCGGCCGCACCGGAACGGCTGCAGGTGGTCGATCATCTGCCGCGAAACCGCAATGGCGATGTCCGCACCGACATCCTGCAGCTTGTGGCGATGAACCAGATCGATCTGATCGATCCGTTACTCGCCAGCGAAACCGAAAAGGAAGTGGTGGCGCGGATCGTCGCCGGCCGCCAGAACCTGCGCGACCGGTTCGCGTTTTAATCCCGAAGCAGCATTATCTCCGCTCGTCGCTGCGAAGGCGGGGACCCAGGTGTCACGCGATTCCCGCTTTCGCGGGAATGAGCAGATGGCGGGGCACTGAGTAACGAAGCTCACAGCCAGGCACTCAAATTCCTCGACGCGCGCCATAGGACCCATTGCTTGCGCCATTGCGGAAGCTGCGCACGGTCATGCGCGATGAGCGCGAGCGGCAGGAAGGCGGGCAGAACCGCGTCCGGCAACGATGTGATCAAGGCCTTGACCGCATCGAGATGATGTCTTGCCACCAGCATGAGGTCGAATGGTATTTCGCTCGATGACATTTGCGCTGCCGTTGTAGCGACGCCCGCATGATGACAGGCCAGTTTGGTGGCCTCCGTCGGCGCGCCGGCAAGGATATGCGCAGCAGCCTGATAGATCGCACCCAGCGTCTCCGACGCCAGCAATTCGAATTCCGCTTCGCCCGGATTCCAGTCCGGATACAAGGCGCGCTGCCGCCCCTCGATCACGCCGAGCGCAAGCGCGACGGGAATGACATGGCGCGTCACCATCGCAAGGAAGGCCTCAGCGACCGGATGGCCTGCCGAATCGGCCTTGCCCGTGATCGCGTCTGACCACCATTGCAGCCTGATCTCGCCGGCAAGCGGTTCGCGCACACGATGGGCGACAGCCGCGGTCTCGATATCGAAGGCATAGAGCGCGAACAGGTCCGGCCTTGTTGCAGCGGGCGCAAAAAGCGTCGCAAGAAACCGATCCTTGTCGGCTTCCCGGACCAGGGCTTCGCAATGTTGGGCGGCGTCCGACATGCGCGCACAATACGCAGCGTGTGACGTCAGTCCACCGCGATCAACGCTGCGGCAACTCTTCGGCCTTCTTCGAGCAGAATATTATAGGTGTTGGCGGCCTGACCGGTCTGGCTGGTCTCTGCGGAAATCCTGTGCGTGGCGAAGAGCTGCATTAGTTCGACCGGCAAGGACCAGCGCGTGCGCCCGGTGCCGATCAACAGAATACCGATGGCATCGGCCTCGGCAATGACGGGCGCAAGTGTTTCGGCCGTAATGCCCTCGGCTTCCGTCACCGGCCAGGCCCAGATGCCGCTCGGCAGAAACAGCAGTGAGCCGCGATGCGACATGCCGGCGAAGCGGAAACCGCCCTTGCCGTAGGACTCGACCGGCGCCGGACGCGGAAAGTGCGGTGCTGGTGACGGCGATACCAGGATCTAGCGCTTGGCTGCTGCCGGCTTTGCCGCGCCGGACGCCTTGGCGGGTGTCTTGGGCGCAGCCTTGCTCGCAACCTCGGGCACGAACTTTGCCGGTGCCGGCTCGTCGGCTTCCTGACGGCCAAGACCGACGCCGAGATAGATCAGGATCGGAGCGGCAATGAAGATCGACGTATAGGTGCCGACCAGCACCACGCCGAACAGCATCGTCGCGGTGAAGGAATGGATCGCATTGCCGCCGAAGAAGAACAGCGCCAGCAAGGCCAGCGTGACGGTGACGTGGGTGATGACCGAGCGTGACAGTGTCGAGTTGACCGAGATGTTGAGAAGGTCCGCGATCGGCATCTTCTTATAGCGGCGCAGCATCTCGCGGATGCGGTCATAGATGACGACGGTGTCGTTGAGCGAATAGCCGAGAATCGTCAGCAAAGCCGCAATGCTGGTCAGATCGAAATCAATCTGGGTCAGCGACATGAAGCCGATGGTCAGCACGAGATCGTGCACGTTGGCGATCATCGCGCCGAGGGCGAACTGCCATTCGAACCGGAACCAGAGATAGACAAAGATGGCGCAGACCGCGAGCAGCAGTCCGATCATGCCATAAGCCAGGAGTTCGGTCGAAACGCGGGGGCCGACCACTTCCGTCCGGCGGATCTCGAAGCCATCGCCGAGCGCATTCCGCACCTTTTGAGCCGCCTGCTGCTGCGCAACTTCGCCGCCGGGCTGTTGTGGAATGCGGATGAGGACGTCGGTCGGACTACCGAATTGCTGCAACTGGACTTCGCCGAGATTGAGCGCGCCCATGTTCGAGCGAAGGCGCGCGAGGTCGGCCGGTCCGGACTTCGACTGGATCTCCATCAACGTACCGCCGACAAAGTCGACGCCGAAATTCAGCCCGTTGAAGAAGAACAGCAGCATCGCCGCGATCGACAGCAGTGCCGACACAGGAAAGCTGATGCGCCGGAAGCGCATGAAATCGAACTTGGTGTCGTCCGGGACTATGCGGAGAAGCGGTATATGCACGGAGGACCTACTCGATCAGATCGGGACAGTGCGCGGCCGGAACCAGCGCACCCACAGCGCCACGAGGAGGCGCGTGAAGGTGAAAGCAGTGAAGACCGTCGTGAGAATGCCAATGCCGAGTGTCACGGCAAAGCCGCGCACCGGGCCGGTGCCGATATAGAACAGCACGGCGGCCGCGATGAAGGTCGTGATATTGGAGTCCAGAATGGTCGCCAAAGCGCGCTGGAACCCGGCATCGATGGCATTGAGCGCCGAGCGCCCCGCCCGCACCTCTTCGCGGATGCGCTCGTAAATCAGCACGTTCGAATCCACCGCGATGCCGACGGTCAGCACGATACCGGCAATGCCCGGCAGCGTCAGCGTGGCGTTCAGCAGCGACAGGATGCCGAAGATCATCGCCACGTTGATCGCCACGGCGATATTCGCGAACAACCCGAATAATCCGTAAGTCGCGAACATGAAGATGATGACCGCCAGCGAGCCTATCCAGGCGGCGCGGATACCCTTGTCGATCGAATCCTGACCAAGACCAGCTCCCACGGTCCGCTCTTCGATGATGGTCAGCGGCGCCGGCAGCGCGCCCGCCCGCAGAAGAATCGCCAAGTCGTTGGCCGACTGCACCGTGAAGTTGCCGGAAATCTGACCGGAGCCGCCGATGATCGGCTCGCGGATCACGGGTGCGGAAATCACCTCGTTATCGAGCACAATGGCGAATGGGCGGCCGACATTTTCCTGAGTGGCTTGCGCGAAGCGGCGCGCACCATTGCTGTTGAAGCGGAACGAAACGATCGGCTCGCTGGTGCGCTGATCAAAACCAGGCTGAGCGTCAACCAGGTCTTCGCCGGAAACGACCACCTGCTTTTCAATGACATAGGGCTGCTTGTTTTCAGAGGCGGAGCCGTACAGCAATTCCGAATCCGGCGGCACCCGGCCCTGCAGCGCCTGCTCTGGCGTCGTGGTCATATCGACCATGCGGAATGTCAGCTTGGCTGTCTTTCCGAGCAATTCTTTCAGACGCTGCGGGTCCTGCAGACCCGGCACCTGAACCAGAATGCGGTCCACACCCTGGCGCTGGATCGATGGCTCCACCGTGCCGAGTTCGTTGACCCGGCGCTCGATGATCTGAATCGACTGGTCGACCGATTGCCGGATGCGTTCGAGCAGCGCCGGCTCGGTCACGGTCAGACGGAAAACCCCATTGCCGACATCGACGACATCGACGCTGCGCTGACCGGTTGCCTGCAACAGGCCGCCGAGCGGTTGCGACAATTCCTGCAGCTTTTGATAAGCCAACTTGGTGTCGGCGCCCTCGCGAATGCGGACCTCGACCGAGTTGCCCTTCACCGTCACGTTGGCCGGCGACAACTTATTCTCGCGAATGACACGGCGGACGTCGTCGCGGAGCGCGTTGACCTTCTCCTGACGAACCGCGTTCGAATCGACTTCGAGCAGGATGTGCGAACCGCCCTGCAGATCGAGACCCAGCACGATGTGGCGCTGGGCCCATTTCGGCCAGCTATCGACAACGCTCTGCGGGAAGAAATTCGGAATCGCGAACGAGCAAATGATCAGCGTCGTCGCGAGAATCGCCAGCATCTTCCAGCGGGAAATATAAAGCATGGGTTTAACCCGTTATCGCGAATAGTCCGGAGCTTCGACAACTCGATAATTTAGTATCGCATTGTCAACAATTCAGCCCGGCGCGCCCCGCTGAGATTAGCTTTCGGTCTTGGCCGGCTCGCCCTTCACCGGCTCGCCCTTGGCGCGAACGTCGCTGACCATCTGGCGCACCTGCCGCACTTTCACGCCGTCCGCCAGCTCGATTTCGAGCTGGTCATCGTCGATCACCTTGGTCACCTTGCCGATCAGACCGCCCGATGTGACAACCGTATCGCCACGGCGAACATTCTTCACCATCTCCTGGTGCTGCTTCACGCGCTTCTGCTGCGGACGCAGGATCAGGAAGTACATGATGACGAAGATCAGGACGAACGGAAGCAGCGATACCAGCATGGAGCTGTCGCCACCGGCGGCCTGCGCATAGGCGGGCGTAATGAGCATCGAACGGGCCTCTTTGAGGGGTCCGGCGCGAACACCGCGCCCGAAAACGGCGCGGACTATAGCGGCGCCCGCCCCAATTGCAATGTCGCGGGCGGACGCAGCCAGGACGCCGCCGGCGCAGGACAAATCACTGGCCTTGCAGGCCTTTTTTGTCGGGGCTATGGGGTGCACCGCCGCTCATCAAGAGGACGCGCCGCCGCATGCGCAAACCCAGAAAGACCGCCAAACGCTCCGCCAAGCGCCCGGCCCGCCAGACCTCCGGTTCCCAAAAGCCACTGCCCCAAACCACCCTCAACCCGCAAACGCTCGATCGCATCGCCGAAGCGCTCGAGCGGCTATCGCCCCAATCGACGGCGCGCGTGGATTTCAAGGCCGCCGATGCCTTCGTCTGGCAGGCCGACGGCACCCTTACCCCGGTGCCGCGTGTCAATCGCGTCGAGATGGCCCTGCTCAAGGGCATCGACCGGGTCCGCGACACGCTGATCGAGAACACCGAGCGATTCGCCGATGGCCTGCCGGCCAACAACGCGCTGCTCTGGGGCGCGCGCGGCATGGGCAAGTCGTCGCTGGTCAAGGCCGCCCATGCCAATGTGAATGCGGCATCGAAAAAGACCGGCATCCTGAAGCTGATCGAAATCCATCGCGAGGACATCGAGAGCCTGCCTGCCTTGATGACATTGCTGCGACCGGCGCCCTATCGCTTCATCGTCTTCTGCGACGACCTGTCATTCGATGGCGAAGACACGTCCTACAAGTCGCTGAAGGCGGTACTCGAAGGCGGCATCGAAGGCCGGCCGGACAATGTGATCCTCTATGCCACCTCGAACCGCCGCCACCTCATGGCACGCGACATGATCGACAACGAACGCTCGACTGCGATCAACCCGGGCGAAGCGGTGGAAGAGAAGGTGTCGCTGTCAGACCGCTTCGGCCTGTGGCTTGGCTTCCACAAATGCAGCCAGGACGAATTCCTGGCGATGATCGACGGCTATGTGAAGCACTTCAAGATTCCGGTCGATGCCGAAGACTTGCGCCGCGATGCGCTGGAATGGGCGACCACACGCGGCTCACGCTCCGGCCGCGTGGCCTGGCAGTTCATTCAGGATCTGGCGGGTCGGCAGGGTATCCGGCTCGCGTGATAGCTGTCTCCGTTCATTCCCGCGAAAGCGGGAATCCAGCGCATAAAGTTCTGGGTCCCCGCTTTCGCGGGGACGAAGGGAACTGAATTCAATAAATTGCAAATCAGAGATCAGTTCGACGCCAGATGCTGCATTGGATCGACGGGTGTGGCACCCTTGCGGATCTCGAAATGCAGTTGCGGCGATGTGACGTTGCCGGTCTGACCTGACTTGCCGATCACCTGCCCGCGCTTCACCGTCTCGCCGCGCTTCACATTAAGCTCGCTTGCATGCGCGTAAGCGGTGACATAGCCGTTCGAATGGCGCACCAGCACGAGATTGCCGTAACCCTTCAGTTCGTTGCCGGCATAAGCAACCACACCGTCTTCCGACGCCTTGATCGGCGTGCCTTCCGGCACAGCGAGATTGATGCCGTCATTCTGCTGGCCGGTCGGCTTCGGACCGAAGCCGGCAATGACGCGGCCACGCGCCGGCCAGCGGAAACCGCCGGAGGCTGAGGTCGAGCCAGTCTCGGTCGCGTCCGCCTTGCTGTCGTCAACCGGATTGTCTTTCGCCGGCGTGATGACGCGCGCCGTATTCGTGACCGGCTGGGTCTCGGCAACGCGCGGCTGCGGAGCGGATGCCACGCGCTGCGGCGCCGCTGCGACCGGCTGCGTGGTTCGGGGCGCCGCAGCGGCAACAGGCGCAGGCTGCGCCATCGCTGTCGCCGTGCGCGAACCACCTACGCCCGGAATCGTCAGGCGCTCACCCATCTTGACCATGTGATGCGGCGGCAAACTGTTCGCTTTGGCGATCGCGACCGGGCTCACCTTGTAGCGGCGGCCAATGCTGTACATCGTTTCGCCGGGGCCGACCGTATGCACTTTCCCCTGCCCGGCCGGCGCCGATGGCGTGCGTACGCTGCCGGTCACAAGCGGAGCGGACGCAGCCGGTTGCGGCTGAGCCGCCGGATGCGGCGCAGCGGCTGCGACCTGTGAGTTGCCATTGCCGTATTTCGGAATGACCAGGCGCTGGCCGGGATAGATCGGCGTTCCGGTTGACATGCCGTTGGCTTCGGCGATCGCCAATGCCGGCACTCCGTAGCGGCGCGAAAACGTCTGGATGGTCTCGCCCTTGCGGACCGTCACCGGCGTGCCGCCATTCCAGTCCCAGTTCTTCGACGTCTGCGGCTGCGCCACAACGGGGCGCGGCGCCGGACGCGACACCGAGCCGGTCACGTCCTGACGTGCGGCAGGCGGCGGCGGAGCCGGTTGCTGATAATGGGATTGCTGATACGGCGGCTGGTATTGCGGCGCCGGCTGCTGATATTGAGGCTGCTGATATTGAGGCTGAGGCTGGTACTGCGGCTGCGCCTGATATTGCGGCTGACCGAGCGGCTGGCGCTCGACATAGTTCGGTGCGGGCCGCTGGTATTGCGGCACAGATCCAGTGCTCTCCGGTCCGCGCGACGACGAGAACGGATTGGAGAAAGACTGTTGATCGAAACGATTGGCATCGCCGCTGCAGCCGGCGGTCGCCAAGGCGAGCGCACAAACAACCACACGGGATACGGAAGGCGAGCGAAGGGGCTCAGCAAAACGCATCGGTTACAACTCACTCACACACGCCACAAGACCAAAAGTGAGTTAACACCTGCGGAGTAAATAGCGCCTTAATCGTGGGCGGCTCGTAAACCTTAATGACCGCGGCCAGAGCAGGATGCCGAAAAGTGCGAAGCGGTTTTCGGACGGCCTCCTGCTCTAAGGTATTAGAATCGATCACGTATATGAGTTGGATCGCTTCGATCCAAAGTCATCGTGATCTAGGTGCGACACGCAATCGAGGTTTACAATTCCTTTTCAAAGCTCTTTCGCCTGCCCCGGCAGCAACGGCACGAAGCGCACCGCGATCAGGTCCTCGCGCTTGATGCCCTCCGCAGTCTTGCGCAGCCGCACGATGTCCTGCGGACCGTTGCGCGGGCCGAGCGGCAGAACCAGGATACCGTCTTCCCCAAGCTGATCGACGAGATTGTCGGGGATCGTCTCGGCCGCAGCGGTGACGATGATGCGGTCGAACGGCGCACGCTGCGGGGCGCCTTCAAAGCCATCGCCGGTGATCACTTCAATATTGGTGTAGCCGATCATGTCGAAGATCTTGCGGGCGCGTTCGGCCAGCGTGCGATAACGTTCGATCGACACCACCATTGCCGCGATCCGCGAAATCACCGCGGCCTGATAGCCCGAGCCGGTACCGATCTCGAGCACGCGATGGCGCGTCTGCAGCTCCAGCAATTCGGTCATGTAGGCAACGACATAAGGCTGGCTGATCGTCTGTCCGCAGTCGATCGGCAGCGCATGGTCTTCATAAGCCTGCGGCTTGAGATTGTCGGGCACGAACATCTCGCGCGGCACCTCTTCCATGGCGCGCAAGACCGCCGGATCGGTGATGCCGCGACGCCGCAGCGTCAGCATGAATTCCATCCGGTCGAGATGTTTGTTCGGAGCCATCGGTCGTCACGGGTTGAGCGAGCAAGATCCATCCCCGTTCATTCCAGCGCAAGCGGGAATCCAGATCTTTCAGAACAGGGTCCCCCGCTTTCCGACCTCGCGCTCTGCGCTGCGGCGGACTCGAACCCGCCGAAGCGAGCAAAGGCGGGGCGCGGGGGCGAACGGAAAAGCTATCGTGCTTTAATCGCGGCGCTTTTAATCAAATGCCTCGGCCAGCTTGGTCATATACGCCTGATCGGTGAGATCGAGGCGCAGCGGCGTCACCGAAATCCGGTTGGCCGCGAGCGCCGACAGGTCGGTGCCGTCCACCGGTGTCGGCTTGCCTTTGCGCGCGAAGGCGATCCAGTAATACGGGTTGCTGCGGCCATCAAAACGCGGCTCGATGCGCAATAGTTCCTGATCGCGTTTGCCCTGCGCGGTCACCGAGACGCCCTGCACCGCCTCGACATGGCAATCGGGAAAATTCACGTTGACCAGCGAGCCCTTCGGGATGCCGGCGGACAGGATCTGCTTCACCAGATCGGGACCAAAATGCCGGCCTGTCTCCCATGGCGGATTATCGCGATTGCCGGGACCATAGGCCTGCGACAGCGCGATCGACGGGATATTCAGCACCGTGCCTTCCATCGCGCCGGCGACCGTGCCGGAATATCCGACGTCTTCGGCAACATTCGAGCCGCGATTGACGCCTGACAGAATGAGGTCCGGCCTATGCTCACTGATGATGTGACGCACCGCCATGATCACGCAATCGGTCGGCGTGCCCTTCACCGCGAAATGCCGCTCGCTGATCTCGCGCAGACGCAGCGGATCGTTCAGCGACAGCGAATGCGAGACGCCGGAATTGTCGGTTTCCGGCGCCACCACCCAGACATCCTCGGACAGTTTGCTGGCGATGTCCTCGCAGACTTTCAAGCCCGGCGCGTGGATGCCGTCGTCGTTGGTGACAAGGATTCTCACGTTACATTTTCTCCGTCGTCATGGCCGGGCTTGACCTGGCCATCCCGATTAGGCGGGCAACCTGCGTCCCTAAGCGGGACGCCCGGCACAAGGCCGGGCATGACGAAATACCGGACGCCCTGCTCATTGCTTCTTCTCGATCACTTTCAACCCGCCCATATAGGGCTGCAACGCGTCGGGCACTGCGATCGAACCATCGGCCTGCTGATAGGTTTCCATCACCGCAATCAGAGCGCGGCCGACGGCGACGCCCGAGCCGTTCAGCGTATGCACAAAGCGCGGGTTACCGCCCTTCGGCCGATAGCGCGCATTCATGCGGCGCGCCTGGAAATCGCCGCAGACCGAGCAGCTTGAGATTTCGCGATACATGTTCTGACCCGGCAGCCAGACCTCGATGTCGTAGGTCTTCTGCGAGGCAAAGCCCATGTCGCCGGTGCAGAGCGTGACGACACGATAATGCAAACCAAGCCGGCGCAGCACTTCCTCGGCCGAGGCCAGCATGCGCTCATGCTCGTCCATCGCCTGTTCGGGCGTGGTGATCGAGACCAGTTCGACCTTGGTGAATTGATGCTGACGGATCATGCCGCGCGTGTCCTTGCCGGCGGCGCCCGCCTCGGCACGGAAGCATGGCGTGCAGGCCGTGAGCCGCATCGGCAGTTGCGCTTCGTCGGTGATGGCTTCGCGCACGAGATTGGTCAGCGGCACTTCGGCGGTCGGGATGAGCCAGAAATCCTCGCCGGCGCGAAACTGATCCTCACGAAACTTCGGCAATTGCGCCGTGCCGAACATCGCATCGTCTCGGACCAGGATCGGCGGATTGACTTCGATATAGCCGTGATCGGTCGTGTGCGTGTCGAGCATGAACTGGCCGAGCGCGCGCTCCATCCGCGCCAGTGCGCCCTTCAGAACCACGAAGCGGGCGCCGGACAATTTGGCCGCGAGTTCAAAGTCCATCATGCCGAGCGCTTCGCCGAGTTCGAAATGCTGCTTCGGCGTGAAGTCGTAGTCGCGTTTGGCTCCGAATTTATGATGCTCGACATTGCCGTGCTCGTCGGCGCCGTCCGGCACTTCGTCGAGCGGGAGATTGGGGATGGTCGCGAGACTATCCTGAAGCATCACATCAGCGTCTTTCGACGCCTGTTCAAGCTCCGCCAGTTTTGTCTTGAGATCGTTGACTTCGGCCATCAGCGCATTGGCGCGCGCCTCGTCCTTGGCCTTCTTGGCCTCGCCAATATCTTTCGATGCGGCATTGCGGCGCGCCTGCGCCTGCTCGAAGGCGGTGATGGCGGCACGGCGCTTTTCGTCGAGGTCAATCAGCCGCTGCGCTTCGCCGGCCAGCCCGCGGCGCTTCAGCGCGCGATCGAAGGCCTCG
The genomic region above belongs to Pseudorhodoplanes sinuspersici and contains:
- the serS gene encoding serine--tRNA ligase, whose translation is MHDIKWIRDNPEAFDRALKRRGLAGEAQRLIDLDEKRRAAITAFEQAQARRNAASKDIGEAKKAKDEARANALMAEVNDLKTKLAELEQASKDADVMLQDSLATIPNLPLDEVPDGADEHGNVEHHKFGAKRDYDFTPKQHFELGEALGMMDFELAAKLSGARFVVLKGALARMERALGQFMLDTHTTDHGYIEVNPPILVRDDAMFGTAQLPKFREDQFRAGEDFWLIPTAEVPLTNLVREAITDEAQLPMRLTACTPCFRAEAGAAGKDTRGMIRQHQFTKVELVSITTPEQAMDEHERMLASAEEVLRRLGLHYRVVTLCTGDMGFASQKTYDIEVWLPGQNMYREISSCSVCGDFQARRMNARYRPKGGNPRFVHTLNGSGVAVGRALIAVMETYQQADGSIAVPDALQPYMGGLKVIEKKQ
- a CDS encoding LysM peptidoglycan-binding domain-containing M23 family metallopeptidase codes for the protein MRFAEPLRSPSVSRVVVCALALATAGCSGDANRFDQQSFSNPFSSSRGPESTGSVPQYQRPAPNYVERQPLGQPQYQAQPQYQPQPQYQQPQYQQPAPQYQPPYQQSHYQQPAPPPPAARQDVTGSVSRPAPRPVVAQPQTSKNWDWNGGTPVTVRKGETIQTFSRRYGVPALAIAEANGMSTGTPIYPGQRLVIPKYGNGNSQVAAAAPHPAAQPQPAASAPLVTGSVRTPSAPAGQGKVHTVGPGETMYSIGRRYKVSPVAIAKANSLPPHHMVKMGERLTIPGVGGSRTATAMAQPAPVAAAAPRTTQPVAAAPQRVASAPQPRVAETQPVTNTARVITPAKDNPVDDSKADATETGSTSASGGFRWPARGRVIAGFGPKPTGQQNDGINLAVPEGTPIKASEDGVVAYAGNELKGYGNLVLVRHSNGYVTAYAHASELNVKRGETVKRGQVIGKSGQTGNVTSPQLHFEIRKGATPVDPMQHLASN
- a CDS encoding ATP-binding protein → MRKPRKTAKRSAKRPARQTSGSQKPLPQTTLNPQTLDRIAEALERLSPQSTARVDFKAADAFVWQADGTLTPVPRVNRVEMALLKGIDRVRDTLIENTERFADGLPANNALLWGARGMGKSSLVKAAHANVNAASKKTGILKLIEIHREDIESLPALMTLLRPAPYRFIVFCDDLSFDGEDTSYKSLKAVLEGGIEGRPDNVILYATSNRRHLMARDMIDNERSTAINPGEAVEEKVSLSDRFGLWLGFHKCSQDEFLAMIDGYVKHFKIPVDAEDLRRDALEWATTRGSRSGRVAWQFIQDLAGRQGIRLA
- a CDS encoding protein-L-isoaspartate(D-aspartate) O-methyltransferase, which produces MAPNKHLDRMEFMLTLRRRGITDPAVLRAMEEVPREMFVPDNLKPQAYEDHALPIDCGQTISQPYVVAYMTELLELQTRHRVLEIGTGSGYQAAVISRIAAMVVSIERYRTLAERARKIFDMIGYTNIEVITGDGFEGAPQRAPFDRIIVTAAAETIPDNLVDQLGEDGILVLPLGPRNGPQDIVRLRKTAEGIKREDLIAVRFVPLLPGQAKEL
- the surE gene encoding 5'/3'-nucleotidase SurE; translated protein: MRILVTNDDGIHAPGLKVCEDIASKLSEDVWVVAPETDNSGVSHSLSLNDPLRLREISERHFAVKGTPTDCVIMAVRHIISEHRPDLILSGVNRGSNVAEDVGYSGTVAGAMEGTVLNIPSIALSQAYGPGNRDNPPWETGRHFGPDLVKQILSAGIPKGSLVNVNFPDCHVEAVQGVSVTAQGKRDQELLRIEPRFDGRSNPYYWIAFARKGKPTPVDGTDLSALAANRISVTPLRLDLTDQAYMTKLAEAFD